A stretch of DNA from Nitrosopumilus zosterae:
ATTTGAAGTGCTTGTGAACTTTAAACCCAATTAGTGCCGGTGCTGCAATATACATTCCCAGGTTTAGAGCAATTACAGAAATTCCCAATCCTAAAACTTCAACCTCTGAACCATTATCAGCTAATGACATTATAGATAAGGTAGAAAGCATTGGGGTAATGAAAGCCCTTACCGCTTCCTGGAACATTGGATTCTCTCTTTCCCAATCAGCAACTGTTGGGGCAAATGAATAGTATATTGTGTTAAATCCAGACATAAATGCAGTTCCAGAAGCAGTACTTAAAACAGTATTATCTCTAACTTCCCTTAAGAATTGAACTTGTGGTGCTAACTCAGTTCCATAAGCTGCAGTTGCAATAAGACATCCACCTTTTTCTTCAACACACAGACCATCTTTCATAGAATAACCTGTAGGACACTGTGGCTCTTGTTTTACTTTACAAAATCCATCTACCAGTTCGGTTCCAGGACCACATGTTGGTGGAGGTGGCTCATTATCAACACATTCACCATCGATTAGTTGTTGATTAGAGGTACATGTTGGTGGAGGTGGAGGTGGTGGTGGAATGTTATCTACACACTTGCCGTCGACTAATTGTTGGTTAGAAGTACACGTTGGTGTAGATGGTGGTGGAGGTGGTGGTGGAGGTGTATTAA
This window harbors:
- a CDS encoding CFI-box-CTERM domain-containing protein, with translation MKMRLTAFLAFALLSVSVLSYGVNGSVFADNHNLLPVNISSNVSIIANGANVIISGTLKDYDPSALNAGAVTYVVKSPENNLVSIGQLIPNSNGSFEFSFIAGGQLWKLSGDYIVEVKYGGNTSELVLDYVGGELVVNTPPPPPPPPSTPTCTSNQQLVDGKCVDNIPPPPPPPPTCTSNQQLIDGECVDNEPPPPTCGPGTELVDGFCKVKQEPQCPTGYSMKDGLCVEEKGGCLIATAAYGTELAPQVQFLREVRDNTVLSTASGTAFMSGFNTIYYSFAPTVADWERENPMFQEAVRAFITPMLSTLSIMSLADNGSEVEVLGLGISVIALNLGMYIAAPALIGFKVHKHFKSRKEF